Proteins from a single region of Salvelinus fontinalis isolate EN_2023a chromosome 15, ASM2944872v1, whole genome shotgun sequence:
- the LOC129811821 gene encoding all trans-polyprenyl-diphosphate synthase PDSS2-like isoform X4: MSSVNNLQGFVYDSRNNLQMRGLVVLLMSKAAGPSQHKASDLLPQDMISGIYPSQRNLAEITELIHTAFLVHRGIVNLKEWTTSDGPLKDMQFGNKMAVLSGDFLLANACTGLAQLNNTKVVELISSAIGDLVQGIYHEMPNSLEDKSLTDDINMVTWEEQRFLSHGALLAKSCQAAMELAKHDKDAQGLAYKYGKHLSLGHKLNSDLQPFVKNSSAGPVTFSLNSAPVVFHRQIVGKERWRHQLQQAKTIGTIDYTKLRSTIKLEEGVTSTMDLCRYHGNKALESIQCFPSSEARSALENIASTVTKF; the protein is encoded by the exons GGGCTTTGTCTATGACAGTAGAAACAACCTTCAGATGAGGGGCCTGGTCGTCCTACTGATGTCCAAGGCAGCCGGTCCCAGCCAGCACAAAGCCTCAGACCTCCTCCCCCAGGACATGATCAGTGGCATCTACCCCAG CCAGCGGAACCTGGCTGAAATCACAGAGCTCATCCACACGGCTTTCCTGGTGCACCGTGGGATTGTCAACCTCAAGGAGTGGACCACCTCAGACGGACCCCTGAAGGACATGCAGTTTGGAAACAAGATGGCTGTTCTCAGTGGGGACTTTTTGCTCGCTAACGCCTGCACCGGACTGGCCCAGCTAAACAATACTAAG GTTGTGGAGTTGATCTCAAGTGCCATTGGTGACTTGGTGCAGGGAATCTACCATGAGATGCCCAACAGTTTGGAG GACAAGAGCCTGACTGATGACATCAACATGGTTACGTGGGAGGAGCAGAGGTTCTTGTCCCATGGTGCCTTGCTGGCGAAAAGCTGTCAGGCAGCGATGGAGCTCGCCAAACATGACAAAGATGCCCAAGGACTGGCCTACAAATACGGCAAGCATCTATCACTGGGCCACAAG TTGAACTCTGACCTGCAGCCATTTGTGAAGAACAGTTCAGCAGGCCCAGTAACATTCAGTTTGAACTCTGCTCCTGTGGTTTTCCACCGGCAGATtgtggggaaggagagatggcgTCATCAGCTGCAACAG GCAAAAACTATTGGAACTATTGACTATACAAAG CTGCGGTCCACGATCAAGTTGGAGGAAGGTGTCACTTCGACAATGGACCTGTGTCGTTACCACGGCAACAAAGCTCTGGAGTCCATCCAGTGTTTCCCTTCCTCTGAGGCACGCTCAGCTTTGGAGAACATCGCTAGCACTGTCACAAAGTTCTGA